A genomic region of Sulfobacillus acidophilus DSM 10332 contains the following coding sequences:
- a CDS encoding 2-C-methyl-D-erythritol 4-phosphate cytidylyltransferase (PFAM: Uncharacterized protein family UPF0007~TIGRFAM: 2-C-methyl-D-erythritol 4-phosphate cytidylyltransferase~COGs: COG1211 4-diphosphocytidyl-2-methyl-D-erithritol synthase~HAMAP: 2-C-methyl-D-erythritol 4-phosphate cytidylyltransferase~InterPro IPR001228~KEGG: bsb:Bresu_1780 2C-methyl-D-erythritol 2,4-cyclodiphosphate synthase~PFAM: 4-diphosphocytidyl-2C-methyl-D-erythritol synthase~SPTR: 2C-methyl-D-erythritol 2,4-cyclodiphosphate synthase;~TIGRFAM: 4-diphosphocytidyl-2C-methyl-D-erythritol synthase), translating to MTDIWGIVVAAGQSRRMGSINKIWMPFHGRPVLQWTLARLHQAGVTQGVLVIQAADIARAEALLKENHWPGWWVTAGGSERYLSVLAGLKALGPRSPDEVILVHDAARFLVSSEVVARVVEKVREIGAAIPAMPVVDTVKTVADGRIQKTVPRNALVLAQTPQGFFYRILVESYRQWSGGVPTDDAEVVEQAGYPVFVVAGDARNQKLTVPEDIPLFERWLGAPDGGQT from the coding sequence ATGACGGACATATGGGGGATCGTAGTGGCCGCCGGTCAGTCCCGTCGGATGGGCTCCATCAACAAAATCTGGATGCCTTTTCACGGACGACCGGTGTTACAGTGGACATTGGCCCGACTGCATCAAGCGGGGGTGACCCAAGGGGTCTTAGTGATCCAAGCTGCTGATATTGCCCGGGCCGAAGCTCTCTTAAAGGAAAACCATTGGCCGGGCTGGTGGGTAACGGCAGGCGGGTCGGAACGCTATCTCTCGGTTCTGGCCGGGCTTAAGGCGCTGGGACCGCGATCACCGGACGAGGTGATTTTGGTGCATGATGCGGCTCGTTTTTTGGTTTCTTCCGAGGTGGTCGCGCGGGTGGTGGAGAAGGTTCGGGAGATAGGAGCCGCGATTCCCGCAATGCCGGTGGTCGATACCGTGAAAACGGTGGCAGACGGACGGATTCAAAAGACGGTTCCCCGAAATGCGTTGGTTTTGGCCCAAACGCCGCAAGGTTTTTTCTATCGAATTCTCGTCGAGAGCTATCGGCAATGGTCGGGGGGCGTGCCCACCGACGATGCGGAAGTCGTGGAACAGGCCGGTTACCCGGTGTTTGTCGTAGCCGGCGACGCCCGTAACCAAAAATTGACGGTTCCCGAAGACATTCCGCTGTTTGAACGGTGGTTAGGGGCACCGGATGGAGGACAGACATAA